From Neobacillus sp. PS2-9, the proteins below share one genomic window:
- a CDS encoding ATP-binding protein encodes MKDYIKNPQLIVEEKKAVRLFLWLFYIVYFSFDLFTYYLFPNSLKNNKVGNPEEGLGFWIYLFIIAILPIAIWIMKKGNIYLVKYIYFYSYVCLDLINSLKIYLGSTEPFASGHIVEVLFVLFCPVFVSKKYFWTVTLGMISKYIILGVILQDIQVIVPTVIYAILTGIAYVILVRFYSYIQSLTSVHDELLQKERLAVIGQMAATIGHEIRNPLSSLKGFTQLQQEQYPNTNDFYPIMIQEIDRINSIVNDLMYISKPRTISFEKASIEEIISYTLSITQHQVERQGITVETIIDSSLPLIDCDSKQLKQVFLNLIKNAIEAMPEGGNINIKVKVEKQKMYICIQDEGYGIKDENIPKLGEPFFTTKKDGTGLGLLVTNQVIKEHSGELNIQSEPKQGTNVNIILPIHQN; translated from the coding sequence ATGAAAGACTATATCAAGAACCCCCAATTAATTGTGGAAGAGAAGAAAGCAGTAAGATTATTCTTATGGTTATTTTATATTGTTTATTTTTCATTTGATCTTTTTACTTATTACTTATTCCCAAACTCATTAAAAAATAATAAGGTTGGGAATCCAGAAGAAGGATTAGGCTTTTGGATTTATTTGTTTATTATTGCTATTTTACCTATTGCTATATGGATTATGAAAAAGGGCAACATATATCTAGTAAAATACATCTATTTCTATAGTTATGTTTGTTTAGATTTAATTAATTCACTAAAAATTTATTTAGGAAGTACAGAACCATTTGCAAGTGGACATATAGTGGAGGTTTTATTTGTTCTTTTTTGTCCGGTTTTTGTAAGTAAAAAGTATTTTTGGACCGTCACATTGGGGATGATTAGCAAGTATATAATTCTAGGAGTTATTTTACAGGATATTCAGGTAATTGTTCCAACAGTTATTTATGCAATATTAACAGGAATTGCTTACGTTATCTTAGTTCGGTTTTATTCATATATCCAATCTTTAACTAGTGTTCACGATGAACTCCTACAAAAAGAAAGGTTAGCAGTTATTGGGCAAATGGCTGCAACTATCGGGCATGAAATACGTAATCCCCTATCATCACTAAAGGGATTTACACAACTTCAACAGGAACAATATCCAAATACAAATGATTTCTACCCCATTATGATTCAGGAAATTGACCGGATAAATTCTATTGTTAATGATTTAATGTATATTAGTAAACCTAGGACTATCAGTTTTGAAAAGGCTAGTATTGAGGAAATTATATCGTATACTCTATCAATCACCCAGCATCAAGTTGAAAGACAAGGGATTACAGTCGAAACCATCATAGATAGTTCGTTACCTCTGATTGATTGTGATAGTAAACAACTAAAACAGGTATTCTTAAATTTAATTAAAAATGCTATCGAAGCAATGCCTGAAGGAGGTAATATAAACATAAAAGTAAAGGTTGAAAAACAGAAGATGTACATCTGCATCCAGGATGAAGGTTATGGCATTAAGGATGAGAACATTCCTAAACTAGGTGAACCGTTTTTCACAACGAAAAAGGACGGGACAGGGTTAGGGTTATTAGTGACCAATCAAGTAATTAAAGAACATTCAGGTGAATTGAACATACAAAGTGAACCAAAACAGGGCACAAATGTGAATATCATATTGCCAATTCATCAGAATTAA
- a CDS encoding amino acid permease, whose product MNLFRKKSIQALIQEAGQKDVTLKKELGAFDLSMLGIGAIIGTGIFVLTGVAAAEHAGPALILSFILSGLACVFAALCYAEFASTVPVSGSAYTYSYATFGELIAWILGWDLILEYGLASSAVASGWSGYFQGLLAGFGIHFPKALTSAYDPANGTFIDVPAIIIVFVITLLLTQGVKKSARFNTIMVIIKLAVVLLFIGVGAWYVKPGNWTPFMPFGFSGVTTGAATVFFAYIGFDAVSTAAEEVKNPQKNMPIGIIASLLVCTVLYIIVSAILTGIVPYQLLDVKNPVSFALNYIHQDWVAGFISLGAIAGITTVLLVMLYGQSRLFYAISRDGLLPKVFSKVDKKKQAPTVNSWITCLLVSFFAGLVPLGRLAELVNMGTLFAFMTVSIGILYLRKNKQAPKTGFRVPFVPYIPILAFVFCGYLALQLPAVSWISFGIWLVIGLFVYFGYGRRHSTLNISSNQMRKVS is encoded by the coding sequence ATGAATTTATTTAGAAAGAAGTCGATTCAGGCTCTTATTCAAGAAGCAGGTCAAAAAGATGTGACCTTAAAAAAGGAATTAGGAGCCTTTGATTTATCTATGCTAGGTATTGGAGCAATTATTGGTACGGGAATCTTTGTTCTAACAGGAGTCGCGGCTGCTGAACATGCGGGGCCTGCATTAATCCTTTCCTTCATATTATCCGGATTGGCATGTGTATTTGCTGCACTTTGTTATGCAGAATTCGCTTCAACTGTTCCTGTATCAGGGAGTGCGTATACGTATAGTTATGCTACCTTTGGAGAACTCATTGCTTGGATTTTAGGGTGGGATTTAATTCTCGAATATGGACTCGCTTCATCCGCAGTTGCCAGTGGCTGGTCCGGTTATTTTCAAGGACTGCTTGCAGGTTTCGGAATTCATTTCCCCAAAGCCTTAACCAGTGCTTACGATCCAGCAAACGGGACGTTTATTGATGTTCCAGCTATTATTATTGTTTTTGTTATTACTCTACTTTTAACACAAGGTGTAAAAAAATCAGCTCGTTTTAACACGATTATGGTAATTATTAAGCTAGCGGTTGTGCTTTTATTTATTGGTGTGGGTGCATGGTATGTGAAGCCAGGAAACTGGACTCCATTTATGCCGTTTGGTTTTTCCGGTGTAACCACGGGTGCGGCAACAGTATTCTTTGCCTATATTGGCTTTGATGCGGTATCTACGGCAGCGGAGGAAGTAAAAAATCCACAGAAAAATATGCCCATTGGAATTATCGCTTCCCTGCTTGTGTGTACTGTTCTTTATATTATTGTTTCTGCGATTTTAACTGGAATTGTGCCTTACCAACTCCTTGACGTGAAAAACCCGGTTTCATTTGCACTTAACTATATCCATCAAGATTGGGTGGCTGGCTTTATTTCTCTTGGAGCCATTGCAGGGATTACTACTGTATTACTTGTTATGCTTTATGGGCAATCACGTTTATTTTATGCCATCAGCCGTGATGGATTATTGCCAAAGGTTTTCTCAAAGGTAGATAAAAAGAAGCAAGCACCTACTGTTAATTCATGGATCACTTGTCTATTAGTTTCTTTCTTTGCTGGTTTAGTGCCGTTAGGAAGACTGGCAGAGTTGGTTAATATGGGTACATTATTTGCCTTTATGACGGTATCAATTGGGATTTTATATCTTCGTAAAAATAAGCAAGCACCAAAAACGGGATTCCGTGTACCATTTGTTCCATATATTCCGATTCTTGCATTCGTTTTCTGTGGATACTTAGCACTTCAGCTACCAGCAGTATCTTGGATCAGCTTTGGCATTTGGCTCGTAATCGGATTGTTTGTATACTTTGGATACGGGCGTCGGCACTCAACCTTGAACATCTCTAGTAACCAAATGAGAAAAGTAAGTTAA
- the cstA gene encoding carbon starvation protein CstA has translation MNAVSIVIGSICILMIAYRLYGTFMTAKVLKLDDSKPTPAHELNDGKDYVPTNKWVTFGHHFAAIAAAGPLVGPILAAQFGYLPGLLWLLIGAVIGGAVHDAVVLFASMQKKGKSLSEVAKEELGPVAGFCTGLAMLFIITITMAGLSMVVLHALENNPWGTFSVGITIPIAMFVGIAYKKTGNLKLTSTIGFILVMVGVFVGPSIQHTVLGDWLTLDTKTLAIILPIYAFFAAALPVWLLLAPRDYLSSFMKIGVFIALIIGVFIINPSIEMPAFTKFTSGGGPVLGGPVWPFISITIACGAISGFHAFVGSGTTPKMLDRWSDIKVVGFGAMLVECVVGIMALIAATSLQPADYFAINSTPEVFKTLGMNVVELPKLADEIGINLEGRTGGAVTLAVGMTYIFTGIPWFAKLSSYFFQFVIMFEAVFILTAIDSGTRVARYLIQDFFGEFYKPLKKTDWLPGSIFASALACFMWGYLLFSGDIGSVWALFGVSNQLMASIGLIVGATVILRIADKRRYMLTCLIPLSYLFVTVNYAGYWMVKNVYLNSAAAGYSVLNGILSIIMLALGVIIMVTAIKKWINMWNSPRVQLETKVA, from the coding sequence ATGAATGCGGTTTCAATTGTAATCGGTTCCATTTGTATTTTAATGATTGCTTATCGCTTATATGGTACTTTCATGACAGCTAAGGTTTTAAAGTTAGATGATTCAAAACCTACACCTGCACATGAGTTAAATGATGGAAAGGACTACGTTCCAACAAATAAATGGGTCACATTTGGTCACCACTTTGCAGCGATCGCAGCTGCTGGACCCCTTGTAGGTCCTATTCTCGCTGCACAATTTGGTTATTTGCCAGGTTTACTTTGGCTATTAATTGGTGCAGTAATTGGTGGAGCGGTCCATGATGCAGTTGTTTTATTTGCATCGATGCAGAAAAAAGGAAAATCTTTATCAGAAGTAGCAAAAGAAGAACTCGGACCAGTTGCTGGTTTTTGTACAGGACTTGCCATGTTGTTTATTATCACGATCACAATGGCTGGACTTTCGATGGTTGTCCTTCATGCCCTTGAAAATAATCCATGGGGTACGTTCTCTGTTGGAATCACGATTCCAATTGCGATGTTCGTTGGGATTGCATATAAGAAAACTGGTAACTTGAAATTAACATCCACAATCGGTTTTATCCTTGTTATGGTTGGCGTTTTTGTAGGTCCATCCATCCAACATACTGTTTTAGGTGATTGGCTGACATTAGATACAAAGACATTAGCTATTATTCTACCAATCTATGCTTTCTTTGCAGCGGCATTGCCAGTATGGTTATTGCTTGCACCGCGTGATTATTTAAGCAGCTTTATGAAAATCGGGGTATTTATTGCTCTAATCATTGGTGTTTTCATTATCAATCCAAGTATTGAAATGCCTGCATTTACGAAATTTACTTCAGGCGGCGGCCCTGTCCTAGGTGGACCTGTTTGGCCATTCATCTCTATCACTATTGCTTGTGGAGCGATTTCAGGATTCCACGCATTTGTTGGCTCAGGAACTACTCCGAAAATGCTAGATCGTTGGTCAGATATTAAGGTCGTAGGTTTTGGAGCGATGTTAGTTGAATGTGTGGTAGGAATTATGGCTCTAATCGCTGCAACTTCTCTTCAACCAGCCGATTATTTTGCTATTAACTCAACACCAGAAGTGTTCAAAACACTTGGAATGAATGTTGTAGAGTTACCGAAGTTAGCGGATGAAATTGGGATTAACCTTGAAGGAAGAACAGGCGGTGCGGTTACACTAGCAGTTGGTATGACATACATCTTCACAGGTATTCCTTGGTTTGCGAAACTATCATCTTACTTTTTCCAATTTGTTATTATGTTTGAAGCAGTATTTATCTTAACTGCTATTGACTCGGGTACTCGTGTAGCGCGTTATTTAATTCAGGACTTTTTCGGAGAGTTTTATAAGCCGTTAAAGAAAACAGACTGGCTTCCAGGATCCATCTTTGCTAGTGCGTTAGCATGCTTCATGTGGGGATACTTATTATTCTCAGGTGACATCGGGTCTGTTTGGGCACTGTTTGGAGTTTCCAATCAGTTGATGGCATCAATCGGTCTGATTGTTGGGGCAACCGTTATTCTGAGAATTGCAGATAAACGACGTTATATGCTTACCTGCCTCATCCCGCTTTCCTATTTATTTGTTACGGTAAATTATGCTGGATATTGGATGGTAAAGAATGTCTACCTTAATTCAGCAGCAGCGGGTTATAGCGTATTAAATGGAATTCTATCCATTATTATGCTGGCGCTTGGAGTCATAATAATGGTAACAGCTATTAAGAAATGGATTAATATGTGGAACTCTCCACGGGTTCAACTTGAAACAAAAGTAGCTTAA